ACGAGAGACGCCGCCCGGCGAACGGTACGAGCGCCGCGAGCACGAGCGTCCCGAGCGCGATGGCGGTGGGGGAGTCGCCGTACAACGGCCACAGGTACGTCGCGACCGCGGGCATCGTCTCGACGTAGTAGCGCACGCCGACGAGGAACGCGAGCCCGTTCGCGAGCAGGAGGAGCGCGAGCGTGAACGGCGTCGTCAGGTAGAACTCCGCGAGCGACGCGGGCAGGGGGTTACGGGTCGCGGTGTCGTCGGCCACGTCTGTCCGTCGTCTCGTACGCCTCCGGCATAACGGCGCGTGGTTCGCGACGGGACCACACCGCGCCCCCGACACCCCGAAGCAGCGCAGGCGGGTGTCGGGGACGGACCGGCTCCCGACCAGCCGCCGGCGATGATCGCCGACACACCGCGGGGTGGGACTTTCGCGGTCTTCGTGTTCGTCGCGGTCTTCGCAACCGCTCTCGTGGGGACGGCAGCAGTCGTTCGGTCGATCTACCACCGATCCCGTATCGATCATCGCCACCGCTAAGCCCCGAAGCCCCCAGCGACGACTAACGGAATGAGCCTCCTCGCCGACCTCACGTCCGACGACGGTCTCCCCGAGCGGCCGGACCTCCCGTGGTACGTCGCGCCGCTCCCGCGGGCGGTGGAGAACTTCGGCCTCCACGTCGCCGCGCTCGTCGTCGCGGTCAACCTCGTCGGGACCGCCTTCGGCTTCTGGTACTACGGCTTCCACCCGCTCCCGCTGTCGGACCCGCTGATCACCTGGCAGTTGGGCGGGACGCCGCCGTCGATGTGGGTGTTCGTCCCCGACTCGCCCGTGGCGACGCTGTTCATCGCGCTCGCGCTCGGCCTGTGGAAACTGGGGCGCTCGAACGAGTACGTGAACGCGCTGGCGTTCTTCGGCTGCTGGAAACTCGGGCTGTGGACGCCGTTCGTCCTCCTCGCGTTCGCCGACGGCTTCACCGCGACGACGCCGCTCCCGATGTATCTGTTCCTGCTGTTCTCGCACCTCGCGATGACCGTCGAGGGGTTCCTCCTGTACCGCATCGCCGACTTCCCGGTGAAGGCGGTCGCCGTCGCGCTGGCGTGGTACGGCCTCAACGACGTGGTCGACTACTTCCTGCCGATCGTCGGGACGCCACACCACACGCTGATGCCCGGGCAGGTGGCGCTGGAGGGGACGCTGGGGTTCACCCATCCGTCGCCGACCCACGAAATCGCCGCTGCAGGTGCGGTCGTGCTCACGCTCACGGCGACGTTCCTCGTGCTCGCCACCCGGGTGAAGAAGTTCGAGGTCGGCGCGCTCCGGTCGGGCGAACCGGGCGAGTAGTTATGATTCGTCGGGGCGACGTTGTCCCGTGAGCAAACCCACCCTCTTTCGCGCGCTCGCGGACCTCCCGCTGACGGTCGAGTCCGCGGGACTGCGTCGCCGGTCGCGCGACACCTCCTCCGGGTTCGAGCGCGTCTCCACGACGGTCCGACTCCGTGGGGCGGGCGAACTCGGGCGCGGCGAGGACGTGACCTACGACGCCCCCGACCACGACGCGCTGTTCGCCGACCCCGGACGCGACCCCCGCACGCCCGCCGACGGTGTCGACTTCCTCGACGCGTTCGCCGGCGAGTGGACGGTTCGTGAGTTCTCCGCCCACCTCGACAACGTCGACCTATTCCCGATGGGCGACCCCGAACGGGAGACGGCCCACCACTACCGGCGCTGGGCGGTGGAGTCCGCGGCGGCGGACCTGGCGCTCCGGCAGTCGGACACCGACCTCGCGAGCCTGCTCGACCGCGACCGCGACCCGGTGACGTTCGCGGCGTCGACGCGACTGGGGGATCCGCCGACCGCCGACCGGGTGACCGCCATCGCCGAACGGGTGCCCGGCATCGAGTTCAAACTCGACCCGACCCCCGAGTGGACAGACGAGGTGGTCGCCGCGCTCCCCACGAGCCAGGTGCGCGTGCTCGACCTCAAGGGCCTGTACGAGGGGACCGAGGTGGACGTCGAACCGGACGCCGACTTCTACCAGTGGGTGCTCGACTCGTTCCCGAACGCGGTGATCGAGGACCCAGCGATCACCGACGAGACGCGCCACGTGTTCGAGGGCGAAGCGCACAGAGTGTCGTGGGACTACCCGATCACCGGCGTCGACAGCGTCGAGGCGCTCCCGTGGGAACCCGAGTGGCTGAACGTGAAGCCGTCTCGGTTCGGCACGATAGAGTCGTTGTCGGACACGCTGGAGTGGGCCCGCGAGCACGAGGTCACGCTGTACGGCGGCGGCCAGTTCGAGTTGGGCGTCGGTCGCGACCAACTGCACGCGCTCGCGTCGGTGTTCTACCCGGACGCCCCGAACGACGTGGCCCCCGGCGTGTTCAACCTCCCCGCGGTGTCGGACCGACTCCCCGGAACCCCGCTGGCGCCACGGGCGGCGCCGCGCGGGTTCGAGTTCTGACTCGTCGTCCCTCGACGGTCTCGCGCCGTTCGACGTCGCTCCCGCAGGGTCGAACGGTGCCCCGATTCACGCGCGCGGACGTTACTCGGTGATGTCCGACGACCCCGGGGTACCGTAACTCCCTCCGCAGGTGGTTACGAGACCACGGTTCCGCTGAAGCGGGCCTCCATCGCCGCCGACCCCGGGTAGATGTACCCGATGCCACCGAAGAGTAGCTCTCCCTCGATAGTGGACGCGTCATCGGAGAAGCGCAGGTTCATCCCCCCCTGGTAGATCTGATACACGTTCGCCGTGAGTCCGGACAGGGCGTTGAACGAGTTCAACAGTGCCGTGCGGGCGATCCCCCCTGGGTCACCGTCGAGGCGGATCGCGATGCTGTTCGAGTCGGGTTGCGTGACCGACGCGATGTCGATCTGTGCGGTCCGGGAGGTGGTGTCTGCGGGAATGCCGACCGCGGGGTAGAGCCCGGTGTTCGTCGCGAACCAGACCGAACCGGCCTGGGGCGCGCTCCCGGGTGAGCCCGACCGAATGGCGACGTCCCGTGCGTTGACACCCGTTCCGGAGGCACCGCTTCGGTCGATGGTGGGAGCGACCACGAGGAGTGCCGGCCGGGTGAACGTGACGCCACTCGACGTTCTGCCGGTCATCGTGATCAGGTAGGCCGTCTGCGACACCGGCACGTCGGCGCTCGCGCGCCCGGTGACAGCGCGGAGCCCAGCGAGGCCGACCGCGGTCGCACCGAGCGCCTTCACGGCGGTGCGACGTGAGATCTGATTCGACGGGGGATCGATACTGGAGGCGCGAGTGCGTGAGTTCACGAACGTAGTACGCTAGATGCTAACATATCTGTGCGTTCAGAACGAGTACACGATCGACTCCGATGTGGCTAGATTGATCTGCGCCGTGGAGACGGACACAGACTAGCCTCGGGTGGGAACGCCAAACTGAGTCTCGCGGCGGTCGGGACGCGTCACCATCCGTGGGGCTATCGAGCCTGGCATCTCCCCGAGGATCCGCTCAGTTTCCGTCACTCACCCTCTCCATCGTCGAGACGGGGGCGATGCGAACGCTTACTACACACCTCTCGCACGCTTGCGCCATGTCGACGGACGACGGTCGGATCGCTCGCGCGGTCGACAACGCGCTCAGGTATCCCGGAGCCGCCTACCGACTCCTGTTCGCCGTCGTGGTGGGATTCTTCCTCGTGTTCGCGGGGTTCCCCATCTACTGGCTGCTCGTCGTCGCGGTGACGCCGACCGGGGCGGCGCCCGGACTCGTCCCCGAGTCGGTGACGGCGACGAACGTGCTCGTCGTCGTGGTCGGCTCGGAGTTCCTCCGGTACGTGTTCAACAGCCTCGTGATCGCGGCGTGCACGACGGTCGCCGTGGTCGTCGTCGCGAGCCTCGCGGGCTACGCGTTCGGGCGACTGGAGTTCCCCGGGAAGCGAGCCCTCCTGATCGTGACGCTGTGTGTGGCGTACTTCCCGCCGGTTGCGTTCGTCATCCCGTTGTTCCGCTTGCTCTCTGGGGCGCTGGAGGTGTCGGTCTTCGGCGTCACCGCCACGAGTCCCGACCTGTTCAACACGCCCGCCGGTCCCGGCATCCCGCTGACGGGGTTGACGATGCCGCTGGCCATCTTCATCCTCACAACGTTCTTCGAGCGCATTCCGGACACCCTGGAGGACGCCGCCCGCGTCGAGGGGACGACTCGCCTCGGTGCGCTCGTCCGGGTGATCGTCCCGCTGTCGCGCCCGGGCATCGCGACTGCTGCGGTGCTCACCTTCCTCCAGGTGTACACGGAGTTCTTCTTCTCGCTGCTCATGACCAACGGCGACCCGCAGGACTGGGCGCCGATCGTCCCGGTTATTCGGGGGCTCCGGAACGCCAACGCCTCGTTCGCCGCCGCGGCTGCGGTGATCGCACTCGTGCCCGTCGTGCTCCTGCTGGCGCTGGCAGACGACCACGTGGTGGCGGGGTTGACCGCTGGCTACCGGTGAACGCCGGGCGTGGCGGAGCGAGTGCGCTCACCACTCGTAGTCGGAGGCGTCCTCGGCGGCGTGGGCGCGCACCCACAACTCCCCGATGCGCGAGAGGCGCGTCCGGTAGGACTTTCCGTGGGCCTCCTGCTCGACGTACCCTTTCCCGCCCGGCCCGAGGCGGTCGACGTTGTAGATCACTTTCGAGCGGAACGAGTCGGTGTACTCCTCGTCGAGTGTGCCCGCGAGCGCCTTCGCCAACTCGCTGACCGACTCGAACTCGCCCGCCTCGCCGAGTTTGAACAGGATCACCTCCTCGAACGGCTTCACGTTCGAGAAGGAGGCGACGGGGAGTTCGATGATGTGGCGCCCGTCGACCTCCTTGGCGCCGATGGTGGTGCCGCGCTCGTCGAACTCCGCGAGCAGGTCGGTCGCGGTGTCGAGGCGCTCGCGCACGCGGTCTGCGTCGACGCCCGCGACCGTCTTGGCCTCCTCGTCGGCGTCTCCCTCCGCACCGTCCAAGAGGTCGCGCAGCAGGTCGCGGTCCGCCCGCAGTTCCTCCGCCAATTCGGTCTCGAGGTACTTCTCGGGCGCCGTGTAGTACGTGTGGATGCGGTCGCGGTCGGCCTGCCGCTCGAGCGTGACGGAGTGGGCGGCAGTCGCGAACGCGAACGAGACGGGCCGCGGCATCGACGAGACGTTCACCCACACCTCGCGGTCGGCGTCCAACTCGGCGTTGATCAGGTCGTACGCCTGCTCGAAGGCGGCGTCGTAGTCGTACACGTCCGCGACGGCGACGCGCTCGGTCTCGGCGCCGAGCAGGTTCCGAAAGTCCGTCTCCAACTTCTTCGAGAGGTTCCGCGAGTACTCGACGTTCGCCTCGCTCCCGACGGCGCCCTCCAGCAGGACGACGCGGTCCACGTCGAACTGGTCGCGGACCAGCGGCGCGATGAGCCGGTCGTAGTCGAAGCCGACCGGGACGACGTGTGTCTGCATTCGTTCGACAGGTGCGGGCGGGCGTGGCAAAAGGGTGCCGTGGTCGGGTCAGTCCGCGCTCACGCCGAACTTCTCGGCGTTCTCGCCCGGCGAAGCCGTCGTCACGGCGGAGACGCCGACGGTCACCACCAGCGAGAGGAGCATACACCACAGCGCGTAGTCCCACGTCAGGTACGTCGTCGAGAGGAACGCCACGTCGCTGACGAACAGCGCGTGTGGGATGTACACGGCCTCGGCGGCGACGATTCCGGCGATCATCCCGGACTTCGTCGTCCGCGACCAGTAGAGCGCGAGGATGAGGGGAATGGTCAACTGGGCGTACCCGCCGAACGCCGTGTCGCCGAGCGTGACGAGCACGTCGAGCCCACCCCCGCCGCCGACAAGGAGGGAAGCCGCGAACGTCGACGCCGCGAACACGGCGACGCCGACGCGTGCGATCCACCCCTCGCGGTCGTCGCTCACGTCGGGGTCGACGAACGGGCGGTACAGGTCCCGCGTGAAGTACGACGACCCCGAGAGGAGCATCGAGTCCGATGAGGACATCATCGCCGCCAGCGCGCCAGCGATGACGAGCGCCGCGAACCACGCCGGCGTGTACTCGTTCAACAGGACCGGGAGGACGTTGCTCCCGTCGGGCACCGTGATGCCGAGGCCGACCGCCCACGACCCGAGCAGGAACGCGGGGACGAACAGCAGCAGGACGAGGACGGGCCACAGCGCGAACGATCGCTTCAGCGTCCGCGCGTCGTCGGCCATGAAGAACCGCTGGTTCACCTGCGGGAACGCCGCGACGCCGAACGCGATGACCACTGCGGTGCCGATCATCCACTGTGGCGAGTAGAGCCCGCCGCCCAGCGACGCGAACTCGGGGTTCGCCTGCGCCATCCCCGCGGTGAGCGCGGAGACACCGCCGGCGGCTGAGGCGACCCACGCGACCGCCAGCCAGACGACGCCGAGCATGAACACGCCCTGCAGTGTGTCGGTCCACGCGACGCCCCGGAGTCCCGAGAGGGCGACGTACGCGACCATGAACACCGTGATCAGCGCCGCGCCGGCCCAGTACGGCACCGCGCCGTCGGTCAGCCCCACGAGCGCCTGCCCGGCGCCGATCTGCTGGAGCATCACGTACGGGAACAGCCACAGGAGGCTCACGCCTGCGACCAGTCCGCGGAGACCGCGCGAGCCGAAGCGGTCGCCGAGCATCTCGCCCAGCGTCACGTAGCCGTGAGCCTTCCCGACGAGCCACTGCTTGTAACCGATGGCGTACCACAGGAGCGCGAACAGGATGCCGTCCATCAGCCCCATCACGAGGATCCACTCCGGCCCCGCGGCGAACGCGAGGTTGGGGCCGCCGAAGAAGGTGAACGCCGACAGCAGGGTCGCGAACGTCGTGAACAGGAGCACGACGGTCCCCACCGACCGCGACGCGAGGTAGTAGTCCTCCGCCGAGCGGTCCGTCAACCGGTAGGCGACCAACCCGATTGCCAGCGTGATCAGCAGGTAGCCGAGCACGACCACCACCGAGGTGCCCAACTCAGCCACGGCGGATCACCTCGGCGTCGACGCCGCGGTCCCAGCCGCCGGTGCGCGTGAACGCGTAGAACGCGACGGTCGCCAGCACCATCCAGCCGACGTGCCACCACAGCCAGAGGGGGAGGCCAGCGACGACGGTCGCGTCGCCCCACAGGAACCACGGGATCGCGAACGCCACGAGCACGGCGAACACGAGTACCCACAGCAGGTCCGATCGAGTGCGCGTCATCCCTCGGTGGTAGTAGTTCATGAACCATGAATGTTGTTCAATCACTCGTCGGTTCGAGGTATCGAAGAGAATAGTTCTTCAATGAACGTGGGGCCGGTCACGCCGCTGTTGGGAGGGCCAGGACGCGCGACCACCCGGCTTTATTCGCGGCGCCGCCGTGCGATCTGAGGATGGAGTACGTGCAGGAGCGCGTCGCGACGCTCCACTCGTTCGGTGACGCCGCACCGGATGCGCCGACCGACCGAGCGGCGGTCGTCGTTCCGATGACCGAGCGGGAGTACGCCGGCCTCGCCGCCGAACGCGTGCTGTCGGAGTTGGAGTCGCTCGACCCCGCCCGCGTCGTCGTCCCCCTGCGCGCCCCCGCCGAGCGCGTCGGCGCATTCCGCGAGTGGCTCGACGGCTTCGACCTGCCGTTGGAGACGCTGTGGTGTGACGGCCCCCGCGTGGACGGCCTGCTCTCGGACGCCGGACTGGACGGCGAGCGCGGGAAGGGGCGCGACGTGTGGCTGGCCCTCGGCAGGGCGCTTCGCGAAGAGTACGTCGTCGTCCACGACGCGGACACGAAGTCGTACTCACGGAACTACGTCCGCCGCCTGCTGTTCCCCCTGGCGAACGGCTTCGACTTCTCGAAGGGATACTACGCCCGCGTCGAGAACGGGCAGTTGTACGGGCGACTGTTCCGCCTGTTCTACTCCCCGCTCGTGCGGGCGTTACACGACGCGAACCCCGGGTCGGAGTTCCTGGCGTACATGGCGTCGTTCCGCTACGCGCTCGCGGGTGAGTTCGCCGCGACGAGCGACGTGGTCGGGTCGCTCCCGCTCCAGCGCACCTGGGGGCTGGAGGTGGGGACGCTCGCGGCGGCGTACGACGCGGTCGGCGTCGACGGCGCGGCGCAGGTCGACCTCGGGAGTTACGAGCACGACCACCGCGCGGTGTCGGGGCCGACCGGACTCTCCGACATGAGTCGCTCCGTCGGCGCCGCGCTGTTGCGGGCCGCCGAGGACCACGGCGTGCGGGTCGACTACGACGCGTTGCCCGAGGCGTACCGACGGACGGGGGAGTCGTTCATCGACCGATACGCGGCGGACGCGGCGTTCAACGGGCTCTCGTACGACCGCAGCGGCGAGCGTCGACAAGTGCGGACGTACGCGGAGTCCATCGCGCCGCCGGGGCCGGACACGCGCCTGCCGTCGTGGGACGGGGTGGACCTGTCGCCGGCGGCAGTCGCGGAGGCCGCCGACGCCGACGCCCGCGACGCCGCCAACGGGGACGTGAAAGACGCCGACGGGTGACGCCCGCACGCGATGAGGTCACGTCTGACACGACCGCACCGTTGAAGCCAGCCGGCGCGCGATAGGGGGTATGGAGTTCGAGCGCGTCCGTCGCCACACGCCCGTCCGGGTGACGGACGCCGAGCGGCGCGCGGCCGTGCTCGCACCGATCATCGACCGCAGCGGTGAGCCGCACGTCCTGTTCACGAAGCGCGCCGACCACCTCGGGAGCCACCCCGGACAGATGAGCTTCCCCGGGGGCGGCGTCGAGACCATAGACTCGGATCTGACGGCGACGGCGCTGCGCGAAGCTGACGAAGAGATCGGGCTCCGCGCCTCGGAGGTAGACGTGATCGGGCGACTCGACGACATCCAGACCGTCTCCGAGTACGCGGTCACGCCGTTCGTTGGCACCGCACCGGACCGGGAGTACGTCCCCAGCGACGACGAGGTCGCCGAAATCGCGATCCTTGCGGTCGCCGACCTCACCGCGCGCGAGAACTACGAGTCCGAGCGCCGCGACCACCCGCACTACGGCGACATCCGTCTCCACTTCTTCCACGTCGACGGCTACACTGTCTGGGGCGCGACCGGGCGGATGCTCGTGCAGTTGCTCGAACTGCTCACCGACTGGGAGATGCCCGCCGAGGTCGACCGCGTCGTGGACCCCGACGCCGACCTCCCGGTGTAGGTGCGCCCACCACACCTGACACCTGCCTCCCAATCAGACGTAGCTCACGACGACGAGTGCGAGGAAGAACAGCACCAGGAACGTCGCCATAACGATGCCGGTCTTCACCCACCCGTCGACGCCGCTCCCGTGCCACCCCTCGGCGGCGTTGCGCGCCGTCGAGACGATCCCACCTCTGTCTGCGCCGCCTCCGCCGTCCATAGCGGTCGTTCCCGACGCCGTCAGGTACGTCTGCTGACCGATCGAACAGCGCGGGCCGATACTGTCGCGAACACCACGTTTATCGTCCTCAGCGATTTCCTGAGATGTATGGCCGCACAGGCGATGGATCGCGTTCCGCGACGGTCCTAGTTCTCTCTCAGTAGCGTCGTCGCCGCTCGCGACGACTCGACAGCACCGCACCGACCCCGCCGACCAGCCCCCGCTCTACCACCGATGACACACTCCGTATCCACAGCCCCCGACAGCGTCGCCGCCGAAACGAACCTCGACGGGGTCGCGCTCAAGCCGACCGAGTGCGACGTGCGCGTCGCCGCCGACCTCCCGGTCGACCTCGTGTGCGTCGACTACGAGGGTCGCGACGCGATGCCGGACACCGAGACGCTGGCCGCCCTCGCTGAGTCGGTCGACCTCCGCGTGACGACGCCCGTCCGCGCCGACGGGTTCGACCCTCGCGGCGACGACTCGCTGGTCGACGAGCTCCCGCCGGCGGCGAGACGCGTGCTCGTGGCGGGTCACGGCGCCTACCTTACGGACGACGAGCGCCGCCGCGCGGTCGCGCCGCGCCTCGGCGACGCCGTCCGCGCGGTCCGGGCGTCCGGCGACGAACCGTGGGTCGGCACCGAGGGCATCGAGCGCGTCGCGCTCGCCGCCGGCGGCGTCCAGTACGACCTACTGTCGCGGACGACCGAGCGCGACGTACGGGCGTTGCGGGCCGCCGGTTTCGAGGGCGAGGTCGCGCTGTACGCGCCGGTCGTCCCCAGCGACGACGAGGACGCGATCCTTGACGCCGTCGGCGCGTACGCCGCGCGCCGCAGGCCCGTCCGGGAGGCGCTCCCCGACGACGCCGAGACGGACGCCGCGGCGACGGGACGCGCTCGCGAGGTGCTGTCGGCGGCCGTCCGCGACTACGCGCTCGTGGGCGACCCCGAGACGGTGGCCGAGCGCGTCGCCGACCTCCACGCTGTCGGTGTCGACCACGTGGTCGGCTACCCCGCCGCCGGCGTCGACACACTCCGGTAATCCCGTCACGGATCCGCACGCGACCCCAACCGGTTTGAACCGCGACTCACAGTCGGCGGTATGGACGGCGCCCTCCGATCCGCCCTCGACGCCGCGGCTCCCGACCGGGAGGTCCGAGACGTCGCCGCGACCGGGCCGTCGTGGAACGACGACAACGAGACGGTTCGCGTGACCTTCGCCGATGACGACGACCCGAGCGCGCTGTTCTGTAAGGTCGCGCTCGACGGCGACGGGAGCCGCATCGCTCGTGAGCGGGCGGCGCTTGCGGCCGTCAGCGCGGCCGACCGGGTTCCCGTTCCGCGCGTCGTCGCCGCCGACCCGACGGCGTCGGTGCCGTACCTCCTGACGGCCCCGGTGGAGGGCGAGACGCTGTTGGACCGCGGCGCAGACGCCGACGCCGCGACACGGCGTGACCTCGCCCGCGCCGTCGGCCGATCACTCGCGGACCTGCACGACCTGTACGCCGACTCGCTCGACTTCCACGGCGAGATACGCGGCGTGGTCCGCGACGGCGACGGTCGTGTGTCCGGAGTCGACGTTCGGGGCGACCCGTGGACCGACGTGCTCCTCGCCCGGATCGAGTGGATACGGACGGCCTCGCCGTCCGACCGGTTCGACGACCACTTCCGCCGCGTCGCGGAGGTGGTGGCTGCGAACCGCGACCGCCTCGACGACGCGGTGGCGGCGCTGTGTCACTTCGACCTCGCGAAGCCGAACTGCTTCGTCTTGGACGGCGATGGTGACGGCGGGGACGGCGGAGACGACCCACCGACTGCGGGGTTGCTCGACTGGGAACGAGCGTGCGTGGGCGACCCAGTTCGGGACCTCGTTCGAGGGCTTGAACAGGGGTTCGAACCGATGCGCGGGGACGACGAGCAACGGCTGGGCGATGCGTTCCTCGACGGCTACCGGGAGCAGGTCGGCGGCCTCCCGGCCGGCTACGAGGAGCGTGAGCCGATCTATCGCGCGGTTCGCCATCTCGGCGTCTCCGGCTACTTCGAGAACTACGTCCGGTTCGTCGACGAGGACAGCGCGGCGTTCGCGGAGTGGACGGAGGCGGAACTCGACCGTCGACTCGCGCGGGTCTGAGCGCTTCACCCTCTGGCCGGCCTGCCCGCATCCCGCATCCCGCATCGCCGCCCGCACGCCACCGTCACCGTATGCTACCGCCACCCCACGCTACCGCCACCCGAACGCCTACGTGGGCTCACGCGGACGCGCCCGTATGCAACTACTCCACGAGGAGACGACGACGAGCGCGGGCGACGCGTTCGACGACGACGTCGAGGTGGCGATTCTACCGACCGGGTCGGTCGAACAGCACGGCCCCGCGCTCCCGTTGGGGACGGACTTCCTCGCCGCCGAGGCCGTCGCCCGCGGCGTCGACCGCGACGACGCCGTCGTGCTCCCGACGGTACCGGTGGGCGTGTCGGCGCACCACCGCCAGTTCGACGGGACGCTGTGGGCCGAACCCGAGACGTTCGAAGACTACGTCGGCGAGATAGCGGCGTCGGTCGCGAGCCACGGCGTCGACAAACTCGTCTTCTGCAACGGGCACGGCGGCAACTCGGACGCGCTCCAGCGGGCCGCCCGCCGACTCCGCGGCGACCGCATCGCGTACGCCGTGCCGTGGAACTGGTGGGCGAGTCTCGACGGACTCGACGAGGAGTTGTTCGACCAGTCGGGTATCGGCCACGCCGACGCGATGGAGACGAGCATGGTCGCCCACGTCGCGGGCGACCTCGTGCGCGAGGCGCTGCTGGCGGACGCGGAGGCCGGCGCCGCCGACTCCTGGGGGAAGACTGTCCACGGGGCCGAGGTCGGGTTCGACACGGCGGACTTCTCCGAGTCTGGCGCAGTGGGGTCGCCGACACAGGGGACCGCCGAGAAGGGTGAGCGACTGTTCGAGCAGGCGACGAGCGAACTCGACGCGCTGGTCGACTGGCTGGCCGACCAGCCGTTCGACGCGCTCATGCCGGAACCACACCGCTGATCGGCCATGGCAGGCACACGAGTCGCGGTCGTCGGCGGCGGCGCGGTCGGCGTGACAGCCGCCCACGACCTGGCGGTCGCCGGCGCGGACGTGACGCTGTTCGAGAAGGGCGACATCGCCTCCGGCGCGTCGGGACGCGCTGCCGGTGTGCTGTACGACGCCTACGCCGAGGACGTCGACGCCGCGCTCGGCGCGCGGGCGCTGGAGCGCTTCCGGGAGTTCTCCGGGACGGGTGACTTCGGGTTCGTCGACTGCCCGTACGTGATGCTCGCCCGCGAGGGCGACGACCATCTCGCGGAGGCCGTCGAGGGCGCCGCCGAACGGATGCGTGTCCACGACCGACCCGTCGAGACGCTCACGGGCGCGGAGTTGGGCGAACGGTTCCCGACGCTCCGGAGCGACGACGTGGCGGTCGCGGCGGTCGCGAGCAACGCGGGGTGGACCGACCCCGGGAGCTACGTGTCGATGCTGGCCGACCGCGCCGCCGACGCCGGCGTCGAGATTCGGACCGACAGCGAGGTGTCGGTGACGACGACGCCCCCGGGAGTCGCCGTCGCCGACGAGGCGCCCGTCACCCGTCGGTTCGAGGCGGTCGTCGTCGCGGCGGGGGCGCACACGAAACGGGTGCTCGCCGACGCCGGGATACAGATCCCGCTGAAGCCCTACCGGGTGCAGGCGCTCGTTTCGGACCGCCCGTACGACGGGCCGATGTGGTACGACGCGTCGGCGGGCGTGTACGCGCGTCCGCACCCCGCGGGGCTGCTCGCGGGCGA
The DNA window shown above is from Halobaculum marinum and carries:
- a CDS encoding phosphotransferase family protein → MDGALRSALDAAAPDREVRDVAATGPSWNDDNETVRVTFADDDDPSALFCKVALDGDGSRIARERAALAAVSAADRVPVPRVVAADPTASVPYLLTAPVEGETLLDRGADADAATRRDLARAVGRSLADLHDLYADSLDFHGEIRGVVRDGDGRVSGVDVRGDPWTDVLLARIEWIRTASPSDRFDDHFRRVAEVVAANRDRLDDAVAALCHFDLAKPNCFVLDGDGDGGDGGDDPPTAGLLDWERACVGDPVRDLVRGLEQGFEPMRGDDEQRLGDAFLDGYREQVGGLPAGYEEREPIYRAVRHLGVSGYFENYVRFVDEDSAAFAEWTEAELDRRLARV
- a CDS encoding creatininase family protein, yielding MQLLHEETTTSAGDAFDDDVEVAILPTGSVEQHGPALPLGTDFLAAEAVARGVDRDDAVVLPTVPVGVSAHHRQFDGTLWAEPETFEDYVGEIAASVASHGVDKLVFCNGHGGNSDALQRAARRLRGDRIAYAVPWNWWASLDGLDEELFDQSGIGHADAMETSMVAHVAGDLVREALLADAEAGAADSWGKTVHGAEVGFDTADFSESGAVGSPTQGTAEKGERLFEQATSELDALVDWLADQPFDALMPEPHR
- a CDS encoding NAD(P)/FAD-dependent oxidoreductase, producing the protein MAGTRVAVVGGGAVGVTAAHDLAVAGADVTLFEKGDIASGASGRAAGVLYDAYAEDVDAALGARALERFREFSGTGDFGFVDCPYVMLAREGDDHLAEAVEGAAERMRVHDRPVETLTGAELGERFPTLRSDDVAVAAVASNAGWTDPGSYVSMLADRAADAGVEIRTDSEVSVTTTPPGVAVADEAPVTRRFEAVVVAAGAHTKRVLADAGIQIPLKPYRVQALVSDRPYDGPMWYDASAGVYARPHPAGLLAGDGTVPVEADPDEWERDADDWFVDDVRDTLVERAEYDATVERAWAGLCTATPDGDPLVGEVADGVFVAAGWQGHGFMRAPATGELVARQVLGASEGVDQFDPARFDGDEAFEISEGMAVETDRGENETG